Proteins found in one Neurospora crassa OR74A linkage group II, whole genome shotgun sequence genomic segment:
- a CDS encoding MFS transporter — MASSSPLPPPAPPRSPSPSGEKKSDPERQDELYTKPDVEDGQNPASSTLEILDPKAETALLHKLDSVFVPIIMLVYLSCFLDRSNIGNVKVAGMPEDIHATPAQFSTAVSIFYATYVAFEAPWAILLKRLTPRVTLTTLCVVWSLTTIFSGFITNIGGLYAARLVLGACEGGLFPGLNLYLTMVYKREEQARRVSYLFVCTAIAGAFGGLLAYLILKMDGVGGQAGWRWVYIIEGIFSVLIGALVWFALPNDPTEAYFLNEEEKRMMRVRARQRAQYMGSEDFSWEEIRIALKDTKLWLSGAIQFCQDILLFGFSTFLPSIIQSMGHTSIEAQYLTIPVYITGGLFFMGLAFLSDKIAVRGPLVAFANIFGILGYILIICPTSNGVKFFGTFLCAAAVYSGPGLNLTWLNVNVAPHYRRAAAIGFQQTMANTAGIVAGQIYREKPYLLGNAFSLAALVVSEFLIAGLWLYIRSCNRKKERISKGEIEDTRKVRTGDGALDFKYHL, encoded by the coding sequence ATggcctcttcctcaccactaccaccaccagcaccaccacgatctccctccccctcggGCGAGAAGAAGTCGGACCCCGAACGTCAAGATGAATTGTACACCAAGCCAGACGTAGAAGACGGCCAAAACCCAGCCTCTTCCACCCTCGAGATCCTCGACCCCAAAGCCGAGACGGCCCTCCTGCACAAGCTCGACTCGGTCTTCGTCCCCATCATCATGCTCGTCTACCTCTCCTGCTTCCTCGACCGCTCCAACATCGGCAACGTCAAAGTCGCCGGCATGCCCGAGGACATCCACGCCACGCCCGCCCAATTCTCCACGgccgtctccatcttctaCGCCACCTACGTCGCCTTTGAAGCGCCCTGGGCGATCCTGCTCAAGCGGCTGACGCCCCGCGTGACGCTGACCACTCTATGTGTGGTATGGAGTCTGACGACCATTTTCTCGGGGTTCATCACCAACATTGGCGGACTTTACGCGGCCCGTCTAGTCTTGGGGGCGTGCGAAGGTGGTTTGTTCCCGGGCTTGAATCTTTATTTGACCATGGTGTATAAGCGGGAGGAACAAGCGCGGCGCGTGTCGTACCTGTTTGTGTGCACGGCGATTGCCGGGGCGTTTGGGGGGCTGTTGGCCTACTTGATTCTCAAGATGGACGGGGTGGGCGGGCAGGCCGGGTGGCGGTGGGTGTACATCATCGAAGGCATCTTCAGCGTCCTGATTGGCGCACTGGTGTGGTTCGCGCTGCCGAATGACCCTACCGAGGCGTATTTCCTCAATGAAGAGGAGAAGCGGATGATGAGGGTGCGGGCGAGGCAGAGGGCGCAGTACATGGGCAGCGAGGACTTCTCCTGGGAGGAGATCCGGATCGCCCTCAAGGATACCAAGTTGTGGCTGAGCGGCGCGATCCAGTTCTGTCAGGATATCTTGCTGTTTGGGTTTAGCACGTTCTTGCCGAGCATCATCCAGAGCATGGGCCACACCAGCATTGAGGCGCAGTACTTGACCATTCCCGTGTACATCACGGGCGGGCTGTTCTTCATGGGCTTGGCGTTCTTGTCGGATAAGATTGCGGTCCGGGGCCCGCTGGTGGCGTTTGCCAATATCTTTGGCATCTTGGGGTACATTTTGATTATCTGCCCGACGAGCAACGGGGTCAAGTTCTTTGGGACGTTCCTTTGCGCCGCGGCGGTGTACAGTGGCCCCGGGCTGAACTTGACGTGGCTTAATGTCAATGTGGCCCCGCATTATcgaagggcggcggcgattGGGTTTCAGCAGACCATGGCCAACACGGCGGGCATTGTGGCCGGGCAGATTTATCGGGAGAAGCCGTACTTGCTGGGCAACGCGTTCTCGCTCGCGGCGTTGGTCGTGTCCGAGTTTCTGATTGCTGGCTTGTGGTTGTATATCCGGTCGTGTaacaggaagaaggagaggatcaGTAAGGGGGAGATTGAGGATACTAGGAAGGTCAGGACGGGCGATGGGGCGCTGGACTTTAAGTATCATCTGTAG